Proteins co-encoded in one Papaver somniferum cultivar HN1 chromosome 5, ASM357369v1, whole genome shotgun sequence genomic window:
- the LOC113278686 gene encoding protein LYK5-like, translating to MSLSSYYMCLSVTKFDELKSKKENTRFFLATFTYTSSSSDNFATVACNVFEGLLKLPVLIKQNPGFNVISNGVEVTVPVRCACPDEIDKKHGVKYLVTYPIIQYDNTSFIAKKFGVPEEKILAANNLDPLTTNFPKTVLIIPINGIPVLNLGISPSPDTDPFPASAIPLQKLLHTSRLNNRNLYTLLSVGVLTTALLLIAALMIYISVGNSLDDLRIATGGFCEDAVIGRSVYRGSIGDTHVAIEQMDSEEETHRVIDILTKINHLNIVRLEGFSHETTPYLVFEYADNGCLRDCLSSTKIAKELTWEKRMHILSDVAVGLHYIHHYINPPHLHRNVTSKNVLLTTDWRAKISGFKLAKPITRSEDMKQNDTYHESLIMAKEALVDGCLLKDSIDFLSDDVLEDTSGCVEKLKEFMDPTLEGNYPIGDALCLALLAKGCVEEDLTIDPP from the exons ATGAGTTTGAGTTCTTATTATATGTGTTTGAGTGTTACAAAGTTCGATGAACTGAAGAGTAAGAAGGAAAATACAA GGTTCTTTCTGGCTACTTTCACTTACACTTCTTCTAGCTCTGACAATTTTGCTACGGTTGCCTGCAATGTTTTCGAAGGATTGCTGAAGCTGCCTGTTCTTATAAAGCAGAACCCAGGTTTTAATGTTATATCTAATGGTGTCGAAGTCACGGTACCTGTAAGATGTGCATGCCCTGATGAAATTGACAAAAAACATGGTGTCAAGTATCTTGTTACGTATCCGATAATACAATATGATAACACATCATTCATAGCTAAGAAATTTGGTGTACCTGAAGAGAAAATCTTAGCTGCTAATAACCTAGACCCATTGACAACAAACTTTCCTAAGACTGTACTGATCATTCCCATCAATGGAATCCCGGTTTTGAATCTGGGAATTAGTCCTTCGCCAGATACAGATCCTTTTCCTGcgtctgcaattcctttgcagaAACTTCTTCATACAAGTAGACTAAACAATAGGAACTTGTATACACTACTTTCAGTGGGTGTCTTAACCACGGCGTTATTACTTATTGCAGCTCTTATGATTTATATTAGTGTCGGTAACAG TTTGGATGACTTAAGAATTGCTACTGGGGGTTTCTGCGAAGATGCAGTGATTGGTCGATCTGTATATCGAGGAAGTATTGGAGATACACATGTAGCAATTGAACAGATGGATTCAGAAGAAGAAACACACAGAGTTATTGATATATTAACAAaaatcaatcatttaaacattgtCAGACTAGAAGGTTTCTCTCATGAGACTACACCATATCTTGTGTTCGAGTATGCGGATAATGGATGCTTAAGGGATTGTCTGTCAAGCACAAAGATAGCTAAGGAGCTTACATGGGAAAAGAGAATGCACATCTTATCAGATGTTGCAGTAGGCCTTCACTACATTCACCACTACATAAACCCACCACATCTTCATAGAAATGTCACTAGTAAGAACGTGTTACTAACGACGGACTGGAGAGCAAAGATCTCCGGATTCAAATTGGCGAAACCTATTACTAGGAGTGAAGACATGAAACAAAATGACACCTATCATGAATCTCTAATAATGG CTAAAGAAGCTCTCGTGGATGGTTGTCTGTTGAAGGACTCTATTGATTTTTTGTCTGACGATGTTCTTGAAGACACTTCAGGTTGTGTCGAGAAGCTAAAGGAATTCATGGATCCTACTTTGGAAGGAAACTACCCAATAGGTGATGCGTTGTGTTTAGCTCTATTGGCAAAGGGTTGTGTAGAAGAGGATCTCACCATAGACCCACCATGA
- the LOC113278685 gene encoding uncharacterized protein LOC113278685 has protein sequence MDSSNASNSNTSNTACGSMLPQSSTQTQNKDPSWKWAKCKDPAFPKKLSCVLCNKEMRGGGITRLKEHITQIRGNVSSCLKASAEVINEIRLADNIKKLKKSHRDDVDAMYRRTKSDEKSDADTDNEDLDVQEVEKVSNVGSASGSQEVVQSQRKRKFKRQSNYRGPIDLLMQTDHHKTQQATLERNSSAKEKLLKDAWKSISAWMTENSISFNTVRCPSFQEMIYAIGEYGKAMPAPSYHQIRTNLFKEQLEEMKKFVDTFRVHWKRYGCSIMSDGWTDGKKRHLINFLVNCPKGSVFLKSVDASDRTNDADFIRELVKEVINDVGKENVVQFITDNGSNFKKAGKDLMLEYPNLFWTPCGAHCVQLMLEELGDKLTRIRTAVILGKRLVTYIYAHFQVLCLMRKMTGGDLHRSTKTRFATQYYTLESLQKYKNPLQMMIVNDRWAKSRFAKENVGINALKIVTSSTFWEDVDYSCSVLKPLVKVVRLVDIERKPTMPCFYDAMRIARDQLEKNFSEDYDTWAVINACFEKRWKKNFNHALHCAAYYLNPSIFYKIETYEMDSNEKYIEIKRGLHTAMERLIPNEDELDQATSELRKYADAVGILGSPSYKRRRTKDQPHDWWITFGGIDVPNLQKFAIRILSLTCSASPCERNWSTFQNLHSKKRNRIKQQKLNDSVFIQYNKKFQRRYIEIQQYNDDDKANDPIFLEERDDNDEWLDLRNLNELDVLGDNVSFNDLQETVGEERETVGSGGACSSRSKSTFPTDSEYDGYDTDELMLDTEKGLLVAENDGVTQDDDIYDYSNYVD, from the exons ATGGATTCTTCCAATGCATCCAATTCGAACACCTCAAACACTGCATGTGGATCAATGCTGCCTCAATCCTCTACTCAGACTCAAAATAAAGATCCATCATGGAAATGGGCTAAATGTAAAGACCCTGCATTTCCGAAGAAACTAAGTTGTGTACTTTGTAACAAAGAAATGCGTGGTGGTGGAATTACTAGGCTTAAGGAGCATATCACACAAATCAGGGGGAATGTTTCTTCATGTTTGAAAGCATCAGCTGAAGTTATAAATGAAATTAGACTAGCTGACAATATAAAGAAGTTAAAGAAATCTCACAGGGATGATGTTGATGCTATGTATCGGCGTACAAAATCTGATGAGAAGTCTGATGCTGATACTGATAATGAGGACCTTGATGTGCAAGAAGTTGAAAAGGTTTCCAATGTGGGCAGTGCTAGTGGTAGTCAAGAAGTTGTTCAGAGTCAgaggaagagaaaattcaagagacaGAGTAATTATAGGGGTCCAATAGATTTACTCATGCAGACAGACCACCATAAAACTCAGCAAGCCACTCTTGAAAGAAACAGTTCAGCGAAAGAGAAGTTACTGAAAGATGCATGGAAAAGCATTTCAGCTTGGATGACTGAGAATTCCATATCTTTTAATACTGTTCGTTGTCCAAGTTTCCAAGAAATGATATATGCAATTGGTGAATATGGGAAAG CTATGCCCGCGCCATCTTACCATCAGATTCGTACAAATCTTTTCAAGGAGCagttagaagaaatgaagaagtttGTTGATACATTTAGGGTACATTGGAAGAGGTATGGATGTTCTATTATGTCCGATGGTTGGACAGATGGGAAAAAGCGACATCTTATCAACTTCTTGGTGAATTGTCCGAAAGGGTCAGTTTTCTTGAAGTCTGTGGACGCGTCAGATAGAACCAATGATGCTGATTTCATACGTGAGCTTGTAAAGGAGGTAATTAATGATGTTGGGAAAGAAAATGTGGTTCAGTTCATTACCGATAATGGTTCAAACTTTAAAAAGGCTGGGAAGGATTTAATGCTTGAATACCCAAATCTATTTTGGACTCCTTGTGGTGCTCATTGTGTCCAGTTGATGCTAGAAGAACTTGGTGACAAGCTTACACGAATCAGGACAGCCGTCATTCTAGGTAAAAGACTTGTTACATACATTTATGCTCATTTTCAAGTGTTGTGCTTGATGAGGAAGATGACAGGTGGAGACTTACATAGGTCTACAAAGACTAGATTTGCAACTCAGTATTACACACTAGAAAGTCTTCAAAAGTATAAAAATCCTTTACAAATGATGATTGTGAATGATAGGTGGGCAAAAAGTAGATTTGCAAAAGAAAATGTTGGAATTAATGCACTTAAAATTGTTACAAGTAGTACATTTTGGGAAGATGTTGATTACTCTTGTAGTGTGTTGAAGCCTTTAGTTAAGGTTGTAAGGCTAGTGGATATCGAGCGCAAACCTACGATGCCTTGTTTTTATGATGCAATGAGAATAGCAAGGGATCAATTAGAGAAGAATTTCAGCGAAGATTATGATACTTGGGCTGTAATTAATGCTTGCTTtgagaaaagatggaagaaaaacTTCAATCATGCTCTACATTGTGCTGCATATTATTTGAATCCATCCATATTCTACAAAATTGAAACTTATGAAATGGATAGTAATGAaaagtacatagaaatcaaaAGGGGACTTCATACAGCTATGGAAAGGCTTATACCCAATGAAGATGAGCTTGATCAAGCAACAAGTGAATTGAGAAAGTATGCTGATGCTGTTGGAATCTTGGGAAGTCCATcttacaaaagaagaagaaccaaggaTCAACCTC ATGATTGGTGGATTACATTTGGAGGAATCGATGTGCCTAACCTGCAAAAATTTGCAATCAGAATATTGAGTCTTACTTGTTCTGCTTCCCCATGTGAGCGAAACTGGAGCACATTTCAAAAT TTGCACTCGAAAAAACGAAATCGCATAAAACAACAGAAGTTGAATGATAGTGTCTTTATCCAATATAATAAGAAATTTCAGCGTCGTTACATAGAAATCCAACAATATAACGATGATGATAAAGCAAATGATCCTATTTTCCTGGAGGAGCGTGATGATaatgatgaatggttggattTACGAAATTTGAATGAATTGGATGTGCTAGGTGATAATGTAAGTTTCAATGATTTGCAAGAGACAGTGGGTGAAGAACGTGAGACAGTTGGTAGTGGAGGTGCTTGTAGTTCTCGAAGTAAGTCTACTTTTCCAACCGACTCGgagtatgatggatatgatacCGATGAATTGATGTTGGACACTGAAAAAGGGCTACTCGTTGCTGAGAATGATGGAGTTACTCAAGATGATGATATctatgattattcaaattatgttgatTAG